From a region of the Streptomyces sp. B21-083 genome:
- a CDS encoding ABC transporter ATP-binding protein yields the protein MSATQLPVATAADVRRAAVRLIRADVRAFVAVLLLNSAAAGAGLVAPWLLGRIIDEVRAGAGVSAVDRLGLVIVVCAVAQLLLARWARYVGYRFGERTLARVREEFVDRALALPASVVERAGTGDLTARGTADVSAVGTTLRDAGPELLIASVQCLFIIGAVFALDPLLGLSAVLAQTGIWFALRWYLRRARTAYLAEGSANSEVAEILSATASGARTVEAFGLAERRVAVSRDALDNSRSRRLHTLYLRTVFFPPVEVSYVLPVVVVLVVGGALHGQGTISLGAVVAAALYLRQLEAPLDEVLTWTEQLQSSGASFARVEGLGRAPRGGSEASPVPVPEGDRIDVTGVRYAYDRGGEVLRGVDLTVRPGERLAVVGPSGAGKTTLCRLLAGIDEPRSGTVTVGGVPVSSLGPEELRRQVVLVTQEHHVFLGTVRDNLLIAEPAATDVELWAALAAVGAADWVRELPAGLDTALGPDGESTDGSRAQQLALARVVLADPHTLILDEATALLDPTTARHTERALAAVLEGRTVIAIAHRLHTAHDADRVAVMEEGLITELGTHEGLVTAGGAYAALWRSWHGEQQPTSTEKIGSMQKNE from the coding sequence GTGAGCGCGACCCAACTCCCCGTCGCCACCGCGGCCGACGTACGCCGGGCCGCCGTCCGGCTGATCCGTGCCGACGTCCGTGCCTTCGTCGCCGTGCTGCTGCTGAACTCGGCTGCCGCCGGTGCCGGACTCGTCGCGCCGTGGCTGCTCGGGCGGATCATCGACGAGGTGCGGGCGGGCGCCGGGGTCTCGGCCGTGGACCGGCTCGGGCTGGTCATCGTGGTGTGCGCGGTGGCCCAGTTGCTGCTGGCGCGCTGGGCGCGGTACGTCGGGTACCGGTTCGGGGAGCGGACGCTCGCGCGGGTGCGGGAGGAGTTCGTGGACCGGGCGCTCGCGCTTCCCGCGTCGGTGGTGGAGCGGGCCGGGACCGGTGATCTGACGGCCCGGGGGACGGCCGACGTCAGCGCGGTCGGCACGACCTTGCGCGACGCCGGGCCGGAGCTGCTGATCGCCTCGGTGCAGTGTCTGTTCATCATCGGCGCCGTGTTCGCGCTGGACCCGCTGCTCGGCCTGTCGGCGGTACTCGCGCAGACCGGCATCTGGTTCGCGCTGCGCTGGTATCTGCGCCGGGCGCGCACCGCGTACCTCGCCGAGGGTTCCGCCAACTCCGAGGTGGCCGAAATTCTCTCGGCGACCGCCTCGGGGGCGCGCACGGTCGAGGCGTTCGGGCTGGCGGAGCGACGGGTCGCGGTGAGCCGGGATGCGCTGGACAACTCCCGCAGCAGACGCCTGCACACGCTGTATCTGCGGACGGTGTTCTTTCCGCCCGTGGAGGTGTCGTACGTCCTTCCCGTGGTCGTCGTGCTGGTGGTGGGCGGCGCGTTGCACGGGCAGGGGACGATCAGTCTGGGCGCGGTCGTGGCGGCTGCCCTGTATCTGCGGCAGTTGGAGGCGCCGCTCGACGAGGTGCTGACCTGGACGGAGCAACTGCAGTCCAGCGGCGCCTCGTTCGCGCGGGTGGAGGGGCTCGGGCGGGCGCCGAGGGGCGGGTCGGAGGCGTCGCCGGTGCCCGTGCCGGAGGGCGACCGGATCGATGTGACGGGGGTGCGGTACGCGTACGACCGTGGGGGCGAGGTGCTGCGCGGGGTCGATCTGACGGTGCGGCCGGGTGAACGGCTCGCGGTGGTGGGGCCGTCGGGTGCGGGCAAGACGACGCTGTGCCGACTGCTCGCCGGGATCGACGAGCCGCGTTCGGGCACGGTGACCGTGGGCGGAGTGCCGGTCTCCTCACTCGGGCCCGAGGAGCTGCGGAGGCAGGTCGTGCTGGTCACGCAGGAGCACCATGTCTTCCTGGGCACGGTCCGGGACAATCTGCTGATCGCCGAACCGGCGGCCACGGACGTCGAGTTGTGGGCCGCGCTGGCCGCTGTCGGCGCCGCAGACTGGGTGCGTGAGCTGCCGGCCGGGCTGGACACCGCGCTGGGCCCCGACGGGGAGTCGACCGACGGTTCACGGGCCCAGCAACTAGCCCTGGCCCGTGTGGTGTTGGCCGACCCGCACACCCTGATCCTGGACGAGGCGACGGCGTTGCTCGATCCGACGACCGCCCGTCACACGGAGCGCGCGCTGGCCGCCGTACTCGAAGGGCGGACGGTGATCGCCATCGCGCACCGGCTGCACACCGCGCACGACGCGGACCGGGTGGCCGTGATGGAGGAGGGGCTGATCACCGAACTCGGCACGCACGAGGGGCTGGTGACGGCGGGCGGGGCGTACGCGGCGCTGTGGCGGTCGTGGCACGGGGAGCAGCAACCGACTTCAACAGAAAAGATCGGTTCGATGCAAAAGAATGAATAG